The Carassius auratus strain Wakin unplaced genomic scaffold, ASM336829v1 scaf_tig00215954, whole genome shotgun sequence region ACATTATAGAGGCTGGATGTGTTGATATGTTTATAGTTAATATTTCATAGTTAAATTAGTTAGAAGTGGCCCGTTTAAGGATTGTGTGGATATATGTGTGCGTGCAACTAAtcgtaagtacatttacataattaaatgtatGATAAGTTCACAAGCGAGATTAATGACCGCTACCGCGGCATTCCgcctaaatgtttacatttgtttattatatttgcacattttcttgttgacaaaatgttatatttcgcctgtgtttttgtttgatagaatatttaatgttattgcatATTAGGCTATAATGCATAGACTTAAGACGCATCTCAGGGAACATGTTCGGGCTTGTTCACCGGACGAGCTAGGCACTTGAGCTAGACGCACAGTGCAGTAGTGCGATCATTTAATAGAACTTTGagtcatatttgtatatatattatatttagataatttaCAATGCTGTTACTTATGAGTATTTAAGTACTGCTGTAAAGatctgttaatgtgtatttattcatttattcatatttgtatactgttttatatttacagaacCACACACATCTTTGCACAATAAATCACCCTGAAGTACATTCCTGGTGTGAGACCTAATGTTCTGACCGGACACCCTGTAGCCGTTCTATAAATCCGAACCTGAGTTAGACAAGAGTAGTCAGCAGTTTTTtcatggtccttcgagccggatttGTGGATTGCTACAGACATGTCTCAACCAGAAAGAGAAGCCCCTGCTGTGCGGCCGAGGAGACGAGTTAACCCTCCAGCCTACTTAGAAGACTTTGAGCTCAGTGGACCTGGGTCTCATCAACAGCAATCACGGTCACTTACCTGCCAGGGAGTACTGGAGAATGAACCAAGTGTTACAGGTCATTCTAGATCCACTTCACCAGTGAGCCAAGCATCAGAACATTCTGAGTGGATACTGACTGACCAATGGGACTACACTTCTGAGAAGCTGAGAGAGGAGAATGCAGCATTGCAAAGGCAAGTGAAACAGCTGCCAGAGCTTACAGCCATGTTAGAGAAGATGAAGAGGGAGAACGCAGCCTTGCAACGACAATCCAGCCAACTCCCTGAGATCATTTCAGCATTCCAAGAGATGCGTCAACAGAATGCTGCATTATGGCATGAGCTTCAAAGCTTGAAATCGAAGCAGAGCTCTCCACCCGAGTCGGTCACTCCACAGATGCCATCACCACGCTCTCACTCTCCAGCAGTTAACTTTCAGACTCCACAGCCATACCGCCCAATACCAGCTCCACGCTCTAGGTTGCCACCATCTGCCACTAAGAGACTGCCACACCCAGCTGTGCCAGAGGAAAGCTCAGAGTTTACTGAAGATCTGAGAAACATGAACATTTCTTCCTCCCCTCGTGAGAGACCCTCCTTTACAGCACATTATAGTGACTCAGCTCAGTTCAGGTATCCCAACACTTCCCCATATTCCCAGCCACCTCAGCTGCCTGAGTCCGTGGTCCCATCACAGGAAAGGAGGAGGTCAGCCCATGCAGAATACAGCTCAGATCATGTCTTACCCTCAAGTACCCAAGAGAAAATCTACAGAGGACCAGCCCCTACCATCCCCTGCCTAACGTCTTCTGATCCTAGGGAGTTTTCAAGACTGAGAATTGCATTAGAGAATATCCTGCCTGAAGATGCCACCGAacgtttcaaatttcaaatcctCACAGACCATCTGAAACTGGAGGAGGCCCTCCTTGTGGCAGACTCTTACAGCAATTCCAGATTTCCCTTCACCAACACTATGAAAGCTCTGGATAAGATGTATGGTCAACCCCACCAATTAGCACTGCAACAAATCTCTGAGCTGATGGATGGAGCTAATATACGCAGTGGAGATGTAAAGGCCTTCAGGATGTTCGGACTGCAGGTGTAGAGCTGGAATGTGGATCACATGTGTCTCGACTCCTGAGTAAACTGCCACATGACCTCAGATCAAGTTTCAAGCGGTACACCCACCCTTTGCAAGTCTCTATTCCTACTTTGCTGGACTTCGCTGATTGGTTGGAATATGAGCTTCAAGTACAGGAAGACAATAGCCAGTATGCTTGTTATACAAGGCAGGAATCTTCAGTGCGTGGCCGAGAGGTGAGAAGAGAGTCTAAGCAGCTTCGCAGACCAACTACCATTCTACTTGGTACCGACAAGTCATATTCATCATCAATGTCGTCAGCCACGTCTAAACCAGCTTCAGTCAGAGAAGAGAAGGTGAGAGCTTATTGTCCATACTgtgataataataaacactatCTGAATGGCTGTGACAACTTCAAGCTTCTTAGCAAAGACCTGAAAATAGACTGGATAAAGACAAAGAACCGATGCTGGCGTTGTGGTCGTGGACATCAAGCAGCTAACTGCACACTAAAGACTTTCTGCCCAACCTGCAACAAGAAGCACCTTATGGTACTACATGATGTCAATGACCAGGTCAAGCCATCTCAGCCAAGTGCAGCTCCTTCCAGTGCAGTTTTATATGTTGACCGACCAACCTCCGGAAGTAAAGTACTGCTCAAAGTGACTAAGGTTCTGATCAAGAATGGCAACGTGGCAATGGAAGCTTACGCCATATTAGATGATGGATCTGAGCGGACCATCATTCTGCATGATGCAGTGCAGAAATTAAGACTTGTGGGGGAGCCAGAGGACCTTGTACTTCGTACAGTAAGACAGGATACCCAGGTCATTCACGGGGCGGCAGTGACTTTTACTGTGTCCCAAACTGTTAACCCCAGGAAAGCTTACAAGATCCGTAATGCCTTCACAGCCAAAGCACTCGGTCTGGCAGAACATACACACCCAGTTAGTGTCCTGCAACAGAAATTTAAGCATCTTGCAGGGTTACCTCTACAATAGCTGGACAAGGTACATCCTGTTCTTCTCATTGGCTCTGATTGCCCCCACCTCCTCACACCCATAGAACCAGTCCGACTGGGGCCACCTGGTGGGCCAGCAGCAGTAAGAACACGTCTGGGATGGACACTGCAGGGTCCAACTGAAGAATTGAGCAGTCATCTTTCCCCTGACCAATGCTTCTTCACCTCGCTGCAGCCTGTCAATGATCTTTATGCAAATGTGAGAGACTGTGGCAAATGGATGTTCTACCCTACCAGAGTGAAAAGGTGATTACCAGATCACGCCAAGACAAAGAGTCCATTCAGCTTCTGCAAGAAAACACAGTGAGAGTGGATGTTAATGGTATCCAGCGATACGCTACTCCTCTGCTCCGTGTCAAGAACATGCCTCGCCTCTGTGCTCCAAAGGAAGCAGTCCTGCCACAGTTGAGAGGAATCGAGAAACGGCTGGAAAGGGACCCTGTTCTAACTGCAGCATACCAAGAGGAGCTGGCCAGGTTAGTGCAAGCTGGTTACGTTGTCAAACTTAGTCAGGAGCAAGTGGACAAAACAAAGGAAGCCTGGTACATCCCGCACCACATGGTGCAGCATAATGGGAAGAACAGGGTGGTTTTTAACTGTTCATTCTCATATCAAGGACACAACCTGAACGAGCTACTGTTACCTGGACCAACACTTGGTCCATCTCTCCTGGCAGTCCTTCTGCGTTTCCGGGAGCACTCTGTTGCCATCAGTAGTGACATCCGCGGCATGTTCCATCAGGTACGCCTCTTGCCACAAGATAAACCTCTGCTGAGATACATCTGGAGAGACATGCAAAGAGACAGAACCCCAGATGTCTATGAATGGCAGGTACTGCCTTTCGGGACCACTTGCAGTCCGTGTTGTGCATCGTTTGCTTTACAGAAGCATGTTCTAGATCACAGCCAGCCTGGAGAGGACACACAAGTTTCAGTGGAGAAGTCATTCTATGTGGACAATTGCCTCCAGAGCTTCGCTTCCCGTGACATGGCCAAGAATCTGGTAGACAAACTCTGCAACCTTCTAGCATCTGGTGGCTTTGAGTTACGACAGTGGGCAAGCAATGACCCTTCAGTTATCAGCCATCTGCCAGCTGACATTCAGTCACCGAGTAGCATCCTCTGGCTCAGCGAAGGCCACCAAGGAGCTCAGGAATCAACACTTGGCCTGCACTGGAATTGCCAATCAGATACCCTCTCTTACAAACGACGCAAACCAGACAATGAAGTGCCCACAATGCGAAGCATCTACCAGATCCTTGCCAGCCAGTATGATCCCCTTGGCTATATTGTACCCTTCACCACTCGAGCCAAGGTGATAGTGCAGAGGTTGTGGGACAAACAAAGGGAGTGGGATGACCCCAGACTGCCAGAGGACCTATTAGACTCTTGGAAACACTGGGAGAGTGAATTGGAAGATCTGCAGAATATCAGTTTGCCCAGATGTTACTGCAGCAAGGAACTAGACTGCTCTAGTAGCATTAGGCAACTTCACATATTTTGTGATGCCTCAGAGAAGGCGTATGGATCTGTGGCATACTTAAGAACAGAGAACCCTCAAGGTGAAGTGGAGGTGGCCTTTGTAACAGCTAGGTCTCGTGTTGCTCCCAAGAAACAGCAGAGCATCCCTCGTCTTGAGCTGTGTGCAGCACTCACAGGTGCACAGCTTGCTAAAGTCCTGAAGGCAGAGCTAACGTTACCACTCAGTAGTGTCACACTGTGGTCTGATTCCACCACAGTGCTAATTTGGCTTTTGTCAGATTCCTGTCGCTTTAAGGTGTTTGTGGGGACCAGAGTGGCAGAAGTACAGGACTTGACTGAATCTGACACCTGGCGTTACGTACAGTCATCCGACAACCCAGCAGATGCAATTACAAGAGGAAAGTCTCCCTCTGATCTCAACAAAGACAGCAGATGGAACCAAGGCCCAGCATTCCTCAGACAAAGACCAGACAGCTGGCCAGAAATGCCACCATTAGCTCACATAAGTGAAGACGGTGAGCTGAAAAGGTCAACTTTCTGTGGACTGTTAACCTCTGATCTGTCACTACCAGATCCTCATAAATTTTGCACATTCACAGACTACTTAAAAGCTCTTATACAGCCATCATCAGAAAGCTCTCCCTTCATTGCAACTGCAGAAAACTACATAGAAGCTGAGCTCACAGCCCTCCGACAGATCCAGGCAGAATCATTCCCAGATGAGATATTGCACTTGAAATCTGGTAAACCTCTACCAAGCAATAGTCGACTGCTTTGCCTAGCCCCAGAACTAGATATCAGAACCAATCTCATTCGTGTTGGCGGTCGCCTACGACAAATCAGTCAACTAGACGAGGATACCATTCACCCCATTGTCCTTGATCCACATCACCCACTCACCAAACTAATTATCAAAGACTATGATGACTGTTTGCATCACCCTGGACCAGAGAGGGTGTTTGCGGAGCTCAGGAGAAAATACTGGGTGTTAAGAGGACGAGCAGCAGTTAAACACCACCAACGCCAATGCACAGAATGCCAAAAATGGCGGGCTAAACCGCATCCCCCCAGGATGGCAGATCTCCCACCTGCCAGGTTAAGAATTCACCAGCCAGTTTTTTATTCAACAGGTATAGATTGCTTTGGTCCCTATCTCATAAAGTTTGGACGCCGAAATGAGAAGCGTTGGGGGATCATCTTCAAGTGTATGACCACCCGTGCAGTGCATATTGATCTCCTCACAAGTATGGACAGTGACTCATTCCTGATGGCCCTTCGTCGCTTCATTGCTCGACGAGGGAAACCCTTCGAAATCCTGTCAGATCAGGGAACGAATTTCAAAGGTGGTGAAAGGGAACTTCGGGATGCCTACACTGCTCTTCAGCCTGAGCTCCAAGCTCAACTGGCAAGCCAGCAAATTAGGTTTACATTCAATCCACCTAATGCCCCACATTTTGGTGGATGCTGGGAACGGGAAATTCGATCCTTGAAAACAGCCCTACAAGTGACACTCGGAGCACAGACAGTCACTGAAGAAGTATTGCGGACTGTTCTCATTGAAATTGAGGGGATCCTCAATGCCAAACCTCTTGGTTACATATCTTCAGACATTGCTGACCCTGTCCCAGTTACACCCAACATTCTGCTGATGGGGCGGCGGGACGCCTCACTTCCCCAAGTGACATACCAGGATTCTGAGCTTCTGAGTCGACGGAGATGGAGGCATAGTCAACTGTTAGCTGATCACTTTTGGAGGCAATTCATCCATAACTACCTACCCAGCCTTCAAACCAGACAGAAATGGATGTCAGAAACAGACAACCTACAGATAGGTGAAACTGTTATGATTGTGGATCCACAGCTACCTCGTGCACTTTGGCCTGTTGGAAGGATTGTTCAAGTTTTCCCTGGGAAGGATAACAGAGTCAGATCAGCTGAGATCAAAGTGAAAGACCGAACTTACCTAAGGCCAGTGACCAAGATCATCTGTCTACCTCCTTTGGCTGAATGACATTGCAATACTTAGTAAGGCCCTTGTTGTTCAAATTCACCTTGTGAATTTGGGGGCGGCTGTAAAAAAGTCCACCCCTTGAAAGTGAACTCTTCCGAACCCTCCCGCCTGTGTTCGTGATTTGGACTGTTCCTAATCTTTCCGCGGAGTGAGAACCAAGACATTATAGAGGCTGGATGTGTTGATATGTTTATAGTTAATATTTCATAGTTAAATTAGTTAGAAGTGGCCCGTTTAAGGATTGTGTGGATATATGTGTGCGTGCAACTAAtcgtaagtacatttacataattaaatgtatGATAAGTTCACAAGCGAGATTAATGACCGCTACCGCGGCATTCCgcctaaatgtttacatttgtttattatatttgcacattttcttgttgacaaaatgttatatttcgcctgtgtttttgtttgatagaatatttaatgttattgcatATTAGGCTATAATGCATAGACTTAAGACGCATCTCAGGGAACATGTTCGGGCTTGTTCACCGGACGAGCTAGGCACTTGAGCTAGACGCACAGTGCAGTAGTGCGATCATTTAATAGAACTTTGagtcatatttgtatatatattatatttagataatttaCAATGCTGTTACTTATGAGTATTTAAGTACTGCTGTAAAGatctgttaatgtgtatttattcatttattcatatttgtatactgttttatatttacagaacCACACACATCTTTGCACAATAAATCACCCTGAAGTACATTCCTGGTGTGAGACCTAATGTTCTGACCGGACACCCTGTAGCCGTTCTATAAATCCGAACCTGAGTTAGACAAGAGTAGTCAGCAGTTTTTTcagtcatggtgttcttcttcaaaatatattctcttaatagttcattctattcctcgcccctttggcagatatctttgcttgtgttaagagaatgaatgttattctgcagtgtctggctcactccactctcggatagttctgccgtctttgctgatctccatccgaacacagcgttgaccttcttcaccagctcctgaccgccatctctgatcctgcgtgcgatctcagagatgtgtgtgtgtgtgtgtgtgtgtgtgtgcagacctgcggagacccggctctgacacacacatccatctgcagatctatatacgctccagacagcaccacgtctccgctctccttcacctagagccagaacagatcagcgctaaacacacactgaaggactaaacacacacaccgaacgcttcgtcaccttgcactggatgtgaatcctgttcccttccttccacatctccgtctgcagagattgtcccggatacaccggcttcacgaaacgcacatgaagcacagatcagggttattaacagaaattcattaattagatgatgtgcaatcaatttggacggagaataaacatcactattattgtgataaatgagaaaagcattgaatagacattacagaaagaatttttacaaatacatttttatattaacctttgcataaataatacaaattataaataatattgaaatgatactttaaatatgaaactgcgccagtaggtggccgcgagtgagtcattaaatcactcagaaattattccgtaatgaaggagtcactgaatcactgactgattcgttcaaagctgtagattaattcagtaatgaatcaccgctgtgtgtttctcagctgtgaaacagtgctgctggagtgaaattgctaaactaaaccatactttgggagttcgtagcgggttcgcaaatcatttgagtcagttcgggagttcaaagcgggatcgcgaatcatttgagtcatttcgagagttcgtagcgggatcgcgaatcatttgagtcagttcgagagttcgtagcgggatcgcgaatcatttgagtcatttcgagagttcgtagcgggatcgcgaatcatttgagtcatttcgagaattcgtagcgggagcgcgaatcatttgagtcatttcgagagttcgtagcgggagcgcgaatcatttgagtcatttcgagagttcgtagcgggagcgcgaatcatttgagtcatttcgagagttcgtagcgggagcgcgaatcatttgagtcatttcgagagttcgtagcgggagcgcgaatcatttgagtcatttcgagggttcgtagcaggatcgcgaatcatttgagtcatttcgagagttcatagcggttagggaacatccaggtggacacacacacacacacacacacacacacacacggtgtccaaacaacatcaaggtctttataaactgttacagcacttactcagattgacaagattgcagtttgaagtttaggaattagttttattaatttttttaaatgtttatgtcagttttaataattttagcatttcaacttttttgaaaaaaaaaaagaagctttaattcaattacagaaaactgtttttagtagtttcagtcttagttaacaacaatgacacatagttggttgctttgggaatgaattactagttaggaataaaagtttaactgtgtgtgcttattttacatatttatttttttaaataaaatgtaaaaattagatatgttttgtacgagtttctgtcttctgctgaatgctaaaaagatgatgctttaaacaccaaacggttgatggtacccattcacttccatagtatttcttcctgtagcacagaagtcaatgggtgccgtcaacggttcgctctcaaaaaaacatcttctttagtgttcaacagaaaaaaaaaacacttgttcaggctgaggaagagtaaacgatcgcatgatttgattgtttgattcctctcacacaaacaatacagttatatgagtgttaatctaaactgtgtttgaatatgaagcactttgtgtgtgaagacatttgtcaatcaaccaatcagctgtcactcgatttcagagccgctaactagaataagatcacagctacttttaatttcagtataaatatggagttgaacacaaggcttgatgaactaatactttgataaagataaagcatatttataatcatcaaggctcctgcagacgtatgttttaggaagattgtccagggtttattttttactcttttcttttacctgccaccgttcgactcggacacaaacacaagatattttaatttgatgaaggtcatggtgttcttcttcaaaatatattctcttaatagttcattctattcctcgcccctttggcagatatctttgcttgtgttaagagaatgaatgttattctgcagtgtctggctcactccaatctcggatagttctgccgtctttgctgatctccatccgaacacagcgttgaccttcttcaccagctcctgaccgccatctctgatcctgcgtgcgatctcagagatgtgtgtgtgtgtgtgtgtgtgcagacctgcggagacccggctctgacacacacatccatctgcagatctatatacgctccagacagcaccacgtctccgctctccttcacctagagccagaacagatcagcgctaaacacacactgaaggactaaacacacacaccgaacgcttcgtcaccttgcactggatgtgaatcctgttcccttccttccacatctccgtctgcagagactgtcccggatacaccggcttcacgaaacgcacctgaagcacagatcagggttattaacagaaattcattaattagatgatgtgcaatcaatttggacggataataaacatcactattattgtgataaatgagaaaagcattgaatagacattacagaaagaatttttacaaatacatttttatattaacctttgcataaataatacaaattataaataatattgaaatgatactttaaatatgaaactgcgccagtaggtggccgcgagtgagtcattaaatcactcagaaattattccgtaatgaaggagtcactgaatcactgactgattcgttcaaagctgtagattaattcagtaatgaatcaccgctgtgtgtttctcagctgtgaaacagtgctgctggtgtgaaattgctaaactaaaccatactttgggagttcgtagcgggttcgcaaatcatttgagtcagttcgggagttcaaagcgggatcgcgaatcatttgagtcatttcgagagttcgaagcgggatcgcgaatcatttgagtcagttcgagagttcgtagcgggatcgcgaatcatttgagtcatttcgagagttcgtagcgggagcgcgaatcatttgagtcatttcgagagttcgtagcgggagcgcgaatcatttgagtcatttcgagagttcgtagcgggatcgcgaatcatttgagtcatttcgagaattcgtagcgggagcgcgaatcatttgagtcatttcgagagttcgtagcgggagcgcgaatcatttgagtcatttcgagagttcgtagcgggagcgcgaatcatttgagtcatttcgagagttcgtagcgggagcgcgaatcatttgagtcatttcgagagttcgtagcgggagcgcgaatcatttgagtcatttcgagggttcgtagcaggatcgcgaatcatttgagtcatttcgagagttcatagcggttagggaacatccaggtggacacacacacacacacaacacacacacacacggtgtccaaacaacatcaaggtctttataaactgttacagcacttactcagattgacaagattgcagtttgaagtttaggaattagttttattaatttttttaaatgtttatgtcagttttaataattttagcatttcaacttttttgaaaaaaaaaaagaagctttaattcaattacagaaaactgtttttagtagtttcagtcttagttaacaacaatgacacatagttggttgctttgggaatgaattactagttaggaataaaagtttaactgtgtgtgcttattttacatatttattttttaaataaaatgtaaaaattagatatgtttttgtacgagtttctgtcttctgctgaatgctaaaaagatgatgctttaaacaccaaacggttgatggtacccattcacttccatagtatttcttcctgtagcacagaagtcaatgggtgccgtcaacggttcgctctcaaaaaaaacatcttctttagtgttcaacagaaaaaaaaaacacttgttcaggctgaggaagagtaaacgatcgcatgatttgattgtttgattcctctcacacaaacaatacagttatatgagtgttaatctaaactgtgtttgaatatgaagcactttgtgtgtgaagacatttgtcaatcaaccaatcagctgtcactcgatttcagagccgctaactagaataagatcacagctacttttaatttcagtataaatatggagttgaacacaaggcttgatgaactaatactttgataaagataaagcatatttataatcatcaaggctcctgcagacgtatgttttaggaagattgtccagggtttatttttactcttttcttttacctgccaccgttcgactcggacacaaacacaagatattttaatttgatgaaggtcatggtgttcttcttcaaaatatattctcttaattagttcattctattcctcgcccctttggcagatatctttgcttgtgttaagagaatgaatgttattctgcagtgtctggctcactccactctcggatagttctgccgtctttgctgatctccatccgaacacagcgttgaccttcttcaccagctcctgaccgccatctctgatcctgcgtgcgatctcagagatgtgtgtgtgtgtgtgtgtcgtgcagacctgcggagacccggctctgacacacacatccatctgcagatcta contains the following coding sequences:
- the LOC113096501 gene encoding uncharacterized protein LOC113096501 translates to MSQPEREAPAVRPRRRVNPPAYLEDFELSGPGSHQQQSRSLTCQGVLENEPSVTGHSRSTSPVSQASEHSEWILTDQWDYTSEKLREENAALQRQVKQLPELTAMLEKMKRENAALQRQSSQLPEIISAFQEMRQQNAALWHELQSLKSKQSSPPESVTPQMPSPRSHSPAVNFQTPQPYRPIPAPRSRLPPSATKRLPHPAVPEESSEFTEDLRNMNISSSPRERPSFTAHYSDSAQFRYPNTSPYSQPPQLPESVVPSQERRRSAHAEYSSDHVLPSSTQEKIYRGPAPTIPCLTSSDPREFSRLRIALENILPEDATERFKFQILTDHLKLEEALLVADSYSNSRFPFTNTMKALDKMYGQPHQLALQQISELMDGANIRSGDVKAFRMFGLSSFKRYTHPLQVSIPTLLDFADWLEYELQVQEDNSQYACYTRQESSVRGREVRRESKQLRRPTTILLGTDKSYSSSMSSATSKPASVREEKVRAYCPYCDNNKHYLNGCDNFKLLSKDLKIDWIKTKNRCWRCGRGHQAANCTLKTFCPTCNKKHLMVLHDVNDQVKPSQPSAAPSSAVLYVDRPTSGSKVLLKVTKVLIKNGNVAMEAYAILDDGSERTIILHDAVQKLRLVGEPEDLVLRTVRQDTQVIHGAAVTFTVSQTVNPRKAYKIRNAFTAKALGLAEHTHPVSVLQQKFKHLAGLPLQ